A single genomic interval of Armigeres subalbatus isolate Guangzhou_Male chromosome 1, GZ_Asu_2, whole genome shotgun sequence harbors:
- the LOC134217201 gene encoding uncharacterized protein LOC134217201 isoform X1 codes for MPKPFPSRSVINTQEFAQKLLESGHIEEEDIMVSFDVAALFPSVPVKDALNLLEDWLLTQGTETTWRGKVKMYLNLARLCMTENYFTFRGNYYKQTKGAPMGNPLSPFLCELFMANLENNLQEQGILPQKWWRYVDDIFSIINRKDLPRILEAINNVHKDIKFTFEEEKEGSPRTP; via the exons atgccgaaaccattccccagcaggtcagtcatcaacacccaggagttcgcccagaagctgttggaatcaggacacatcgaagaagaggacataatggtatcattcgacgtagcggcattgttccctagcgttccagtgaaagatgctctgaatcttctagaggattggctgctaacacaagggacggaaacaacatggcgaggaaaggtgaagatgtacctaaatctggcaaggctatgcatgacggagaactacttcacatttcgtggcaactactacaaacagacgaaaggagcaccgatgggaaatccgctatcaccgtttttgtgcgaactgttcatggcgaatctggagaacaacctacaagaacaaggaatactaccccagaagtggtggagatacgtcgacgacattttcagcatcatcaaccgaaaggatctacccaggattttggaagcgataaacaacgtgcataaggacatcaaatttaccttcgaagaggaaaaagaag gaagcccacgaacaccatga
- the LOC134217201 gene encoding uncharacterized protein LOC134217201 isoform X2, translated as MPKPFPSRSVINTQEFAQKLLESGHIEEEDIMVSFDVAALFPSVPVKDALNLLEDWLLTQGTETTWRGKVKMYLNLARLCMTENYFTFRGNYYKQTKGAPMGNPLSPFLCELFMANLENNLQEQGILPQKWWRYVDDIFSIINRKDLPRILEAINNVHKDIKFTFEEEKEGCRRYP; from the exons atgccgaaaccattccccagcaggtcagtcatcaacacccaggagttcgcccagaagctgttggaatcaggacacatcgaagaagaggacataatggtatcattcgacgtagcggcattgttccctagcgttccagtgaaagatgctctgaatcttctagaggattggctgctaacacaagggacggaaacaacatggcgaggaaaggtgaagatgtacctaaatctggcaaggctatgcatgacggagaactacttcacatttcgtggcaactactacaaacagacgaaaggagcaccgatgggaaatccgctatcaccgtttttgtgcgaactgttcatggcgaatctggagaacaacctacaagaacaaggaatactaccccagaagtggtggagatacgtcgacgacattttcagcatcatcaaccgaaaggatctacccaggattttggaagcgataaacaacgtgcataaggacatcaaatttaccttcgaagaggaaaaagaag gatgcagacgatacccctga